The Thermodesulfobacteriota bacterium DNA window AGGCACGGGCCGCATCCAGCTGGGTTACGGCATCTGCAACCTTGAAGCTAACTCCCTGAAAAGAGCGTATATTTTTGCCAAAAGCGTGTCTCCTGTTACTGTATCGCGCGGCAACTTCAATAGCGGCGCGTGCCAGGCCCAGTGCAAAAGCAGCTGAGGTTAATCGTTCCGGGACCATCATTGTGTTGAAAATTTCTGCACCCTGGTTGAGCCCACCGATAAGATTTGAAGCCGGAACCTTTACATCCTTGAAGATCAATCGCCCTGTTCCCCCTCCACGTGTACCTAAAAGTTGGTATAGATATTTGGTTTCAATTCCCTCCCGGTCTGCTTCAATAAGGATCAGGCTGATACGTTCCTGAGGCTTTCCTTCCGGGTTAGTTTTACAGTATACGATAAAGAAATCTGCACCGTTAGCCGCTACAACGAACCGCTTTTGGCCTTTAATAATAAACGAGTCGCCTTCCAATTTTGCCTCTGTAGTAGCCCCGAAAAAGTCCGATCCGCCCCGGGGCTCGGTTAGTGCCTCCGCAGAAATAAAATCGCCTTTGAGTATGGGTTTAAGAAACTTCTCTTTCTGCTCTTCCGTCCCGAAATTATAAAGTGCCTCACCCACAATGGAAGGCATGGCGAAGGCACAACCCAGGGCTGTACCCAGAACCCCGATCTCCTCAAGGGCAGCTACTTCAGCAGTCCAATTCAACCCTCTGCCACCATACTGTTTTGAAAATCTCAAACCCAGGAGGTTACGATCCCCCAATGCCTTCACATACTCCTTGGGGTAGGTTATCTCATCCTTATCCATCTTTTTTATCAAATCGGATGGCACCTCGTTTTTTACAAAATCTCTTACCTCTTGTTTTAACGCTCTTTCTTCATTGGTCAAAAGCACGTCTTGCAACATAATATTACCTCCCTTCCCTGTCAGGGAAACTATGAATCAAATAAGATTTAAAATGACTGAGCTGTTCTCGAAACCCCATATTGATTGGATAAAACCTGTAGCAGCTTAATTTCCTACTGTTACTGCCACTCCGATTTTTGAAACAACGTTTTTTAACCGTTGAATATGATTATCGTCCGGGGCTTTTGCCATGGGAATAGAATATATTCCGCCAATCTGAAAGCTCTTCGATTTCCCCCCCTCATGATAGGGGAGAAGGGAAATCTTCTCTACTCCGAGTTCCATTGCCATTTCGGCTATCTTTCTTATATCTTCAGGAGAGTCGTTGAAATCTTTAATGAGAGGAATTCTAAACCAGGTTCGTACCTTCTTGGAAAAGGTACGAGCATTTGTAAGTATAAGATTATTGTCTACACCCGTATATTTTTGATGTCTTTCGGAATCTAACTGTTTGATATCGAATAGTAAAAGATCAACAAATGGAATTACCTCTCCAAATGCCTCTTCAGAAACATATCCGCATGTATCAAGGGCTGTATTAATATTTTTTTCTTTAAAAGCTTTAATGAGGTTTAAGACAAATTTATTCTGAAGAAGCGGCTCTCCTCCAGAGATAGTAACACCACCTCCTGAATTCTTGTAAAAAATTCTGTCTTTTTCAACCTCTTTTACTATTTCTTCAATTCCCATATCTTTCCCAATTATTCCGAGAGATTCATAGATGCAGACTTCAGTGCATTTAAAACACTGACTGCATAAATCCCAGCTGATTTTCCTCCCATGCTCCTCTGTTAAGGATATAGCATTATCGGGACAGACCTCAGCGCAGCGGCCACACCGAGTGCATTTTACATCGCGAACCATGAGTTGGGGAAAAAGTTTTTGAGATTCAGGGTTCGAACACCATGCACATTTCAAAGGGCAACCTTTTGCAAATACGGTTGTTCTAATTCCTGGCCCATCGTGAATGCTAAACCTCTGAATATTGAATATGACTCCTCTTTTACCATTTCCGTTGTCTCTGTATTTCATATTGTACATATACTCCTCTCTCAACTCTCCTGTTATCAAATAAAAATTCTTTAAGAGCCTCACTAAACATTATCTGAAGCTCTGTTACGTCCTTTTGATAATAGAATCCTGCAGACCTTTACTCAAATCCACAACAGTAGCCTGCTACCATCACTGGAAGATCCTGGTAATTCTCTGGATTTTCCTGAGCAGCTAAGAGGTTCTTGCTGTCTACAACGTTAAAGTTTATCAAAAAACTTTGAATTTTGGTAACAGGCTGTTAACAATCAGTCAGACTCCCTCCATTCAGTCAATGGGATAAACTTTCCGGTGGCTGTATCTGCCTTAAATATTTTCCAGGTATTGCCCCCTTTGTGGCTAGTGGAGCTATAGTTGATAGGACCGGTGAGCTTACCTGTATCGAAGTTCTTAATGGTTTCCATCTTATCTATAAACGCCTCTCTATCTAAATCTCTGCCAGTTCTCTTTAACCCCTCCAGCGTCATCACACCCCAAAGCCAACCCTGGGTATAAGTTTTCCCGCGATAGGGTTTTTCCGTACCTGGGTGGTCTTTAAGCGTTATCTCTCTCATTTTAGCCAGGCCGGGCCCCTCATCGTACCAGGAATTCATAGCATTGACGGAAAAAAATTGT harbors:
- a CDS encoding acyl-CoA dehydrogenase family protein — protein: MQDVLLTNEERALKQEVRDFVKNEVPSDLIKKMDKDEITYPKEYVKALGDRNLLGLRFSKQYGGRGLNWTAEVAALEEIGVLGTALGCAFAMPSIVGEALYNFGTEEQKEKFLKPILKGDFISAEALTEPRGGSDFFGATTEAKLEGDSFIIKGQKRFVVAANGADFFIVYCKTNPEGKPQERISLILIEADREGIETKYLYQLLGTRGGGTGRLIFKDVKVPASNLIGGLNQGAEIFNTMMVPERLTSAAFALGLARAAIEVAARYSNRRHAFGKNIRSFQGVSFKVADAVTQLDAARALVLAAGKTADNRLPSTRRLVSEAKKFATDMCWEVCNLAMQIVGGIGYTNVFPIERMVRDARLTQIWTGSNEIMSLLIQHEYYRELLSDPNPPRVSELDAQEAHMEDEKVYEDAEMWTKGW
- a CDS encoding glycyl-radical enzyme activating protein, with the protein product MKYRDNGNGKRGVIFNIQRFSIHDGPGIRTTVFAKGCPLKCAWCSNPESQKLFPQLMVRDVKCTRCGRCAEVCPDNAISLTEEHGRKISWDLCSQCFKCTEVCIYESLGIIGKDMGIEEIVKEVEKDRIFYKNSGGGVTISGGEPLLQNKFVLNLIKAFKEKNINTALDTCGYVSEEAFGEVIPFVDLLLFDIKQLDSERHQKYTGVDNNLILTNARTFSKKVRTWFRIPLIKDFNDSPEDIRKIAEMAMELGVEKISLLPYHEGGKSKSFQIGGIYSIPMAKAPDDNHIQRLKNVVSKIGVAVTVGN
- a CDS encoding glycine radical domain-containing protein; translated protein: MINFNVVDSKNLLAAQENPENYQDLPVMVAGYCCGFE